The following proteins are encoded in a genomic region of Streptomyces gobiensis:
- a CDS encoding ABC transporter permease produces MTPTTTQPTAAFTAVRAAHPGARFRDLLAAEWIKLWSLRSSSWAFGASALVIIAINVSAAVADYNNWPTYNEGIRALFVPNWAMRDAFTIGACMVLILATGGIGALMIVGEYSTGQIRTTFAAVPARRAVVAAKMAVVTAGMLVYGTVVAGTSFGVTQAILSGRDIGLSLDYPGAFRAVAASALLAPVCALIGMGLGALIRHTATTLVTFTGILLLLPFLLNDRHRWSSAILHALPRSAWERLVQMSDPFGPAPYPATISGSWIVYAAWPLAAAVIAMATVRRRDL; encoded by the coding sequence ATGACCCCGACCACCACGCAGCCGACGGCCGCATTCACCGCCGTACGCGCCGCCCACCCCGGCGCCCGCTTCCGCGATCTCCTCGCCGCCGAGTGGATCAAGCTCTGGTCACTGCGCTCATCCTCCTGGGCGTTCGGGGCCAGCGCGCTGGTCATCATCGCCATCAACGTCAGCGCCGCCGTGGCCGACTACAACAACTGGCCGACCTACAATGAAGGGATCCGGGCCCTCTTTGTCCCGAACTGGGCCATGCGGGACGCCTTCACCATCGGCGCCTGCATGGTCCTGATACTCGCCACCGGCGGCATCGGCGCCCTCATGATCGTCGGCGAGTACAGCACCGGACAGATCCGTACGACCTTTGCGGCCGTCCCTGCCCGCCGCGCGGTCGTAGCGGCCAAGATGGCCGTCGTGACGGCAGGCATGCTCGTCTACGGCACGGTCGTCGCGGGGACCTCGTTCGGCGTGACACAGGCCATCCTGTCCGGGCGGGACATCGGTCTGTCCCTCGACTACCCCGGCGCGTTCCGCGCCGTCGCAGCGTCCGCCCTGCTCGCTCCGGTGTGCGCGCTCATAGGCATGGGCCTTGGCGCCCTCATCCGGCACACCGCAACCACCCTCGTGACGTTCACCGGCATCCTTTTGCTGCTGCCGTTCCTCCTCAACGACCGCCACCGCTGGTCGTCCGCCATCCTTCACGCGCTGCCCCGCAGTGCGTGGGAACGACTGGTGCAGATGAGCGACCCCTTCGGACCGGCCCCCTACCCGGCGACCATCAGCGGGTCGTGGATCGTGTACGCAGCCTGGCCACTCGCCGCAGCCGTCATCGCCATGGCCACCGTCCGCCGCCGCGACCTATGA
- a CDS encoding sensor histidine kinase, producing MSAKPRPLLSWHLWPAARAVLAWCGAITYPFALFFAVRGRPYDSPVLPFLSAAAVTVLLLGLLRRRPLPALTLMLLGTYATATTSPSWQVAYLLVLANDLAVGYIVATGPRRIALTAAVMTLGVQVAVAARLGTGTDGFARTAVVLVLALAAAWMTGHAVRERREHAAALRSQTAAQAVTAERLRIARELHDMIAHSIGVIAIQAGVGSRVIDTQTHEARNALATIEATSRETLAGLRRTLGTLRRTEPGPGPQAAPREPAPGLADLDRLAVSTRDAGVRVDLRWLGERRPLPPDIDLAAFRIVQEALTNVVRHADAPDCRVTIGCQDGELTIEVADDGRGGLISGTGYGITGMRERVTLLHGQFTAGPRPEGGFRVAARLPLSEGVHL from the coding sequence ATGTCCGCCAAGCCGCGCCCCCTGTTGTCCTGGCACCTGTGGCCGGCCGCGCGGGCGGTCCTGGCCTGGTGCGGGGCCATCACCTACCCGTTCGCCCTGTTCTTCGCGGTACGCGGCAGGCCCTACGACTCCCCCGTCTTGCCGTTCCTCTCGGCGGCCGCGGTCACGGTCCTGCTCCTCGGGTTGCTGCGCCGCCGTCCACTGCCGGCCCTGACGCTGATGCTCCTTGGTACGTACGCCACGGCGACGACAAGTCCTTCCTGGCAGGTCGCATATCTGCTGGTTCTGGCGAACGATCTCGCCGTCGGATACATCGTGGCCACCGGGCCGCGCCGCATCGCGCTCACCGCTGCCGTCATGACGCTCGGCGTACAGGTCGCCGTCGCCGCACGCCTCGGGACTGGGACGGACGGCTTCGCCCGCACGGCCGTGGTCCTCGTTCTCGCGCTCGCCGCCGCCTGGATGACCGGTCATGCGGTCCGCGAACGCCGCGAGCACGCCGCGGCGCTGCGCTCGCAGACCGCCGCGCAGGCTGTCACCGCTGAACGGCTGCGGATCGCCCGCGAGCTGCACGACATGATCGCGCACAGTATCGGCGTCATCGCCATCCAGGCAGGCGTGGGCAGCCGGGTCATCGACACGCAGACGCACGAGGCTCGCAATGCGCTGGCCACCATCGAAGCCACCAGCAGGGAAACCCTCGCCGGGCTGCGGCGCACCCTGGGCACGCTGCGTCGTACCGAACCGGGCCCCGGGCCGCAGGCCGCGCCGCGCGAGCCGGCCCCTGGGCTGGCCGATCTCGACCGGCTGGCCGTGTCAACGAGGGACGCGGGCGTCCGTGTCGACCTGCGGTGGCTCGGAGAACGACGGCCCCTGCCCCCCGATATCGACCTGGCCGCCTTCCGGATCGTCCAGGAGGCCCTCACCAACGTCGTACGCCACGCGGACGCCCCCGACTGCCGGGTCACCATCGGCTGCCAAGACGGCGAACTGACCATCGAGGTCGCCGACGACGGCCGTGGCGGCCTCATCTCTGGCACCGGATACGGCATCACCGGAATGCGGGAACGCGTCACCCTGCTACACGGCCAGTTCACCGCCGGGCCGCGCCCCGAGGGCGGCTTTCGCGTGGCGGCCCGGCTCCCCCTCTCCGAAGGAGTACACCTGTGA
- a CDS encoding response regulator codes for MTVRVVLADDQPLVRNGLRVLMAGTPDIDVVAEAGTGAEAVHLVRDTEPDVAVMDIRMPGMDGIEATRLITAAAGATRVLVLTTFDDDEYIYGALRAGASGFLVKDTALDDILAAIRVVAAGDALIAPSVTRRLIAEFAARPEPAPHPRPVGNITEREREVLTLVGRGMSNSEIAAHLYISVATAKAHITRLLTKLEARDRVQLVITAYETGLVTPPR; via the coding sequence ATGACGGTCCGCGTCGTGCTCGCCGACGACCAGCCGCTGGTCCGCAACGGCCTGCGCGTCCTGATGGCCGGCACCCCCGACATCGACGTCGTGGCAGAGGCCGGAACCGGCGCCGAAGCGGTCCATCTGGTCCGGGACACCGAGCCCGACGTGGCGGTGATGGACATCCGCATGCCCGGCATGGACGGCATCGAGGCCACCAGGCTGATCACGGCCGCCGCTGGGGCGACGCGCGTCCTCGTCCTCACCACGTTTGACGACGACGAGTACATTTATGGCGCGCTCCGAGCGGGTGCGAGCGGGTTCCTCGTCAAGGACACAGCACTGGACGACATCCTCGCGGCGATCCGCGTGGTCGCCGCCGGAGACGCCCTGATCGCACCGAGCGTCACGCGCCGCCTGATCGCAGAGTTCGCCGCCCGCCCCGAACCCGCCCCGCATCCACGACCAGTCGGGAACATCACCGAGCGAGAACGCGAGGTACTGACCCTCGTCGGACGCGGCATGTCCAACAGCGAGATCGCCGCCCACCTCTACATCAGCGTGGCCACCGCAAAGGCACACATAACGCGGCTACTCACCAAACTCGAAGCCCGCGACCGAGTCCAACTCGTCATCACCGCCTACGAGACAGGCCTGGTAACGCCACCTCGGTGA
- a CDS encoding recombinase family protein: protein MHCAKTRAHDGPSRTLPSDADDVERHPCPRCAAEPGSPYRSRRGAVAGSYHTGRFTSAPALEAATGADTSRPGPGQPWRPGTPPPAPIDPDTPGADIRIGYARCSTLGQELNSQLDALTKHGIPRDKVFSKKISTRVRLRPQFEAALALTQQIKAPRPTLPGHLHRVRDEATRPGPLPGMYDPSGPGRLLFAFFAAMAETERENIRESTLEGLDTAARKGKHDGRPPVITDDMLHTCSGAARAASPSSRFSPA from the coding sequence TTGCATTGTGCGAAAACCCGGGCCCATGACGGGCCCTCAAGAACCCTCCCGTCCGACGCGGACGACGTCGAGCGCCACCCGTGCCCGCGGTGTGCGGCCGAACCCGGCTCGCCGTACCGCTCGCGCCGCGGCGCGGTCGCCGGCAGCTACCACACCGGCCGCTTCACGAGTGCCCCGGCTCTCGAAGCTGCTACGGGTGCCGACACCAGCCGACCGGGGCCCGGGCAGCCGTGGCGGCCCGGTACCCCGCCCCCGGCACCGATCGACCCCGACACCCCGGGCGCCGACATCCGCATCGGCTACGCTCGCTGCTCGACCCTCGGACAGGAACTCAACTCGCAGCTGGACGCTCTCACCAAGCACGGCATCCCGCGCGACAAGGTGTTCTCCAAGAAGATCAGCACGCGCGTGCGCCTCCGGCCCCAGTTCGAGGCCGCGCTCGCGCTGACCCAGCAGATCAAGGCCCCACGCCCCACACTGCCGGGTCATCTTCACCGTGTACGAGATGAAGCGACTCGGCCCGGACCGCTGCCGGGGATGTACGACCCGAGTGGCCCCGGCCGACTGCTGTTCGCGTTCTTCGCAGCGATGGCGGAGACCGAGCGGGAGAACATCCGGGAGTCGACGCTCGAAGGGCTCGACACCGCGGCTCGCAAGGGCAAGCACGACGGCCGGCCACCCGTCATTACCGACGACATGCTGCACACGTGCTCCGGCGCCGCGCGGGCGGCGAGTCCGTCGAGCAGATTCAGCCCGGCCTGA
- a CDS encoding helix-turn-helix domain-containing protein produces MAQICMNLLALFADMERIFMLKRVAGAREAKRKGRGKRSGPKPKITPQQRKAIAALMADEDRDVTADQVAEDFGISRATLYRNSRGPAPRYRPSGSVASRGSRGYVIDWGDRKQTPCKTGARCVGEVLQTYCYPGRYRVCAWRVEAKSPHSQSSARLNFPALRKPLLRTTPHHSPTS; encoded by the coding sequence ATGGCCCAGATCTGCATGAATCTGCTCGCCCTGTTCGCCGACATGGAGCGCATCTTCATGCTCAAGCGCGTCGCCGGTGCCCGCGAGGCTAAGCGCAAGGGGCGCGGCAAGCGGTCCGGCCCGAAGCCGAAGATCACCCCGCAGCAGCGCAAGGCCATCGCAGCGCTCATGGCCGACGAAGACCGTGACGTCACGGCCGACCAGGTCGCCGAGGACTTCGGCATCAGCCGGGCGACGCTGTACCGGAACTCCAGAGGGCCCGCGCCGAGGTACCGGCCCAGCGGTAGCGTTGCCTCCAGAGGCTCAAGGGGCTATGTCATCGACTGGGGCGACCGGAAGCAAACCCCGTGCAAGACCGGCGCCCGTTGTGTGGGCGAGGTCCTGCAGACCTACTGCTACCCCGGCCGGTACCGGGTGTGCGCGTGGCGCGTCGAGGCCAAATCACCACACTCGCAGTCCAGCGCCCGCCTCAACTTCCCCGCCCTACGAAAACCCCTGCTCAGAACAACACCACACCACAGCCCAACATCCTGA